One Caldalkalibacillus uzonensis DNA segment encodes these proteins:
- a CDS encoding thioredoxin family protein — protein sequence MQTIENIEAYQSAIKEGVTVLMFSADWCPDCRVIDPFMPEVEENFKSQLKMYKVDRDQMLDLAQQLDVFGIPSFIAYRNGQEIMRFVNKERKTREQIEAFLNRVVQVSQALEEYTKSLS from the coding sequence ATGCAAACCATAGAAAACATCGAAGCTTATCAGAGCGCCATTAAAGAAGGAGTCACTGTTCTTATGTTCAGCGCAGATTGGTGTCCCGACTGTCGTGTCATTGACCCATTTATGCCTGAAGTAGAAGAAAACTTCAAGTCCCAGCTCAAGATGTACAAAGTGGATCGTGACCAGATGCTTGATCTGGCTCAGCAGTTAGACGTGTTTGGGATTCCCAGTTTCATCGCCTATCGTAACGGCCAGGAAATCATGCGTTTTGTCAATAAGGAGCGCAAAACACGGGAACAAATCGAAGCCTTTCTCAACCGGGTCGTGCAAGTCTCCCAGGCCCTAGAAGAGTACACAAAGTCCCTGTCTTAA
- a CDS encoding response regulator transcription factor, with protein MKELKVLVADDDPNVCEIIRLYFEEHHIQVVEANDGEEAVRLTAEEQPDVIILDVMMPGMDGYDVTRQLRTKTDVPIIMLTAKDSEIDRVLGLELGADDYVTKPFSPRELVARIKAILRRMSREREEERKDNGQGAKEAVQVEAGPLFIDAERREVSVHGQAISLRPKEFDLLLYLARHPGVVLGREQLLEQVWGYDFYGDMRTVDAHIKKLRKKLNEYDLECIHTVWGVGYRFELPADKQGRDGA; from the coding sequence ATGAAGGAGCTCAAAGTGTTGGTCGCTGATGACGACCCCAACGTTTGTGAGATTATTCGTCTCTATTTTGAAGAACATCACATCCAGGTGGTTGAAGCGAACGATGGGGAGGAGGCTGTCAGATTAACCGCAGAGGAACAGCCGGATGTGATTATTCTTGATGTGATGATGCCAGGGATGGACGGCTATGATGTCACTCGCCAACTGAGGACCAAAACAGATGTGCCCATTATTATGTTGACAGCAAAAGACAGCGAAATTGACCGGGTACTTGGACTGGAATTAGGGGCGGATGATTATGTAACCAAGCCGTTCAGCCCGCGGGAACTGGTGGCTCGCATCAAGGCGATCTTGCGGCGCATGTCCCGGGAGAGGGAAGAGGAACGCAAGGACAACGGTCAGGGAGCCAAAGAGGCTGTACAAGTGGAAGCAGGCCCCCTGTTCATAGATGCCGAACGCCGCGAAGTGTCCGTTCATGGCCAGGCCATTAGCCTTAGGCCCAAAGAATTTGATTTGCTTCTTTACCTGGCACGCCATCCTGGAGTCGTACTGGGGCGGGAACAACTGTTGGAGCAGGTGTGGGGTTATGATTTTTACGGCGATATGCGCACTGTTGACGCCCACATTAAAAAATTGCGGAAAAAGTTGAATGAGTATGATCTTGAATGCATTCATACAGTATGGGGTGTCGGTTACCGCTTTGAACTGCCGGCAGACAAACAAGGACGTGATGGGGCGTGA
- a CDS encoding acetyl-CoA C-acetyltransferase — translation MREVVIVSAARTAIGNFGGALSQIPATTLGAVVIKEVLNRAGVAADQVDEVIMGNVLQAGLGQGPARQAALQAGLPHHVPSMTINKLCGSGLKAVHLAAQAIQLGEADIVVAGGMENMSLAPYLLPKARQGYRMGDQQVVDSMLQDGLLCAMNNYHMGITAENLAEKYDISREEQDQFAALSQQKAERALAEGRFKEEIVPVEVPQKKGAPLLFDTDEFPRAGVTAESLAKLRPAFKKDGTVTAGNASGINDGAAAVLVMSASKAEKLGLEPLAVIRANGHAGVDPSIMGIGPVPATQKALAKLGLSLKDMDLIEANEAFAAQSLAVGKELDWNPDIVNVNGGAIALGHPIGASGARILVTLLFEMKRRHVKRGLATLCIGGGQGVATIVERP, via the coding sequence ATGAGAGAAGTGGTGATTGTCAGTGCTGCCCGGACAGCGATTGGTAATTTTGGAGGTGCATTGAGCCAAATTCCGGCGACCACATTGGGTGCGGTGGTCATCAAAGAAGTGTTAAACAGGGCCGGGGTCGCGGCTGATCAGGTGGATGAAGTGATTATGGGCAACGTGTTGCAAGCAGGCCTGGGACAGGGACCGGCCAGACAGGCAGCGCTCCAGGCAGGTCTGCCCCACCATGTGCCGTCCATGACGATCAACAAACTATGTGGTTCCGGATTGAAAGCAGTGCATTTGGCTGCCCAAGCTATTCAACTGGGAGAGGCAGATATTGTGGTAGCCGGGGGAATGGAAAATATGAGCTTAGCCCCTTATTTGCTGCCTAAAGCGCGTCAGGGATACCGCATGGGGGATCAGCAAGTGGTGGACAGCATGTTGCAAGATGGCTTGCTTTGTGCCATGAACAACTATCACATGGGCATTACCGCTGAAAATTTGGCTGAAAAATACGACATCAGCCGTGAAGAACAGGATCAATTTGCTGCATTAAGCCAGCAAAAAGCGGAGCGCGCCCTCGCTGAAGGGCGGTTTAAAGAGGAGATTGTACCTGTTGAGGTCCCACAGAAAAAAGGGGCTCCCCTCTTATTTGACACCGATGAGTTTCCCAGAGCGGGCGTGACGGCAGAATCACTGGCCAAACTGCGCCCAGCTTTCAAAAAAGACGGAACGGTGACGGCCGGCAATGCTTCCGGTATCAATGACGGGGCTGCAGCGGTGTTGGTTATGTCTGCTTCCAAAGCAGAGAAATTAGGGCTTGAACCACTGGCTGTGATCCGGGCCAATGGCCATGCCGGGGTTGACCCGTCCATCATGGGTATCGGTCCTGTTCCCGCCACACAAAAAGCCCTCGCCAAACTGGGATTGTCGCTTAAAGACATGGATTTAATTGAAGCCAATGAAGCGTTTGCTGCTCAGTCTCTGGCCGTGGGCAAAGAGCTGGACTGGAACCCGGATATCGTTAATGTGAATGGGGGGGCCATTGCGTTGGGCCACCCGATTGGAGCCAGCGGAGCGCGCATTTTGGTCACCCTCTTGTTTGAAATGAAACGCAGACATGTAAAACGGGGCTTGGCCACACTGTGTATTGGCGGCGGCCAAGGGGTAGCTACCATTGTAGAACGCCCATAA